One Curtobacterium sp. MCLR17_007 DNA window includes the following coding sequences:
- a CDS encoding aldo/keto reductase, with product MSAQTATTAGTPTAAAHDTPGWAVLGPGSIARRFLSQLHASTAGATLVAAGSSSAERAQAFADDAVEHGFTDVAARTYDQVLADPDVDAVYVSTVHTGHAHLVLAALDAGKAVLCEKPLAPNHGTAMALVDAARQAGLPLVEAYMYRFHPQTAALLDLVRQGAIGDVTHVDASFAFRAGSRTGRLFDVETAGGGILDVGGYPVTMAAAVVQAATGVAVAEPTELTATGSLGPTGVDEWTSAALTYRGGASGPGTITASVRTGVRVQDDNVVTVYGTTGRIRLTDPWTLSDDPTIQISTVDEDPRTLSFAGAAPYALEADATTAALAAGRVDAPEHTLDESLATARTLDRWRAAIGLRYPFEAETADIPTVSGRPLTVQSDNTMRYGEIPGVGKRLSRLVMGVDNQPDLAHASAIFDLFVERGGNVFDTGYIYGGGVLEGRLGKWIQNRGLREDVVVITKGAHTPYCDPESLSRQLLESLERQGTDYADIYMMHRDNEDIPVGEFVDVLDEHRRAGRIRVYGGSNWSLARFDEANAYARANGKHEFEVLSNHFGLAEAYDVPWAGCRHATDPASKAWLEERQVPLLPWSSQARGFFTGRAKPEDTSDAELVRCYYSDDNFERLRRARELGEQFGVPATAIALAYVLNQPFPTFPLFGPRTIAEARSSMTGLSVDLTPEQVAWLDLRD from the coding sequence ATGTCAGCGCAGACCGCGACCACCGCCGGCACCCCCACCGCCGCCGCCCACGACACGCCCGGCTGGGCCGTCCTCGGACCGGGCAGCATCGCCCGCCGCTTCCTCTCCCAGCTGCACGCGAGCACCGCCGGAGCCACCCTCGTCGCGGCGGGGAGCTCGTCCGCCGAGCGCGCCCAGGCGTTCGCGGACGACGCCGTCGAGCACGGCTTCACCGACGTCGCCGCGCGCACCTACGACCAGGTCCTCGCCGACCCGGACGTCGACGCCGTGTACGTCTCGACCGTGCACACCGGCCACGCGCACCTCGTGCTCGCCGCGCTCGACGCCGGCAAGGCCGTGCTCTGCGAGAAGCCGCTCGCCCCGAACCACGGCACCGCCATGGCGCTCGTCGACGCGGCGCGCCAGGCCGGCCTGCCGCTCGTCGAGGCGTACATGTACCGCTTCCACCCCCAGACCGCTGCCCTGCTCGACCTCGTCCGCCAGGGCGCGATCGGTGACGTCACCCACGTCGACGCGTCGTTCGCGTTCCGTGCCGGGTCCCGCACCGGCCGCCTGTTCGACGTCGAGACGGCCGGCGGCGGCATCCTCGACGTCGGCGGCTACCCGGTCACGATGGCCGCAGCGGTCGTCCAGGCAGCCACCGGTGTCGCGGTCGCCGAACCGACCGAGCTCACCGCGACCGGCTCGCTCGGCCCGACGGGTGTCGACGAGTGGACGAGCGCTGCCCTGACGTACCGCGGTGGCGCGAGCGGCCCCGGAACGATCACCGCGAGCGTCCGGACGGGCGTCCGGGTGCAGGACGACAACGTCGTCACCGTGTACGGCACGACCGGGCGCATCCGGCTGACCGACCCGTGGACCCTGAGCGACGACCCGACGATCCAGATCAGCACCGTCGACGAGGACCCGCGCACGCTGTCCTTCGCCGGTGCGGCGCCGTACGCGCTCGAGGCCGACGCCACGACCGCGGCCCTCGCGGCCGGCCGGGTCGACGCGCCAGAGCACACCCTCGACGAGTCGCTCGCCACCGCCCGCACACTCGACCGGTGGCGCGCCGCGATCGGGCTGCGGTACCCGTTCGAGGCCGAGACCGCCGACATCCCCACGGTCAGCGGTCGCCCGCTCACCGTGCAGAGCGACAACACGATGCGGTACGGCGAGATCCCCGGCGTCGGCAAGCGCCTGTCGCGCCTGGTGATGGGCGTCGACAACCAGCCCGACCTGGCGCACGCCAGCGCGATCTTCGACCTGTTCGTCGAGCGTGGCGGCAACGTGTTCGACACGGGCTACATCTACGGCGGCGGCGTGCTCGAGGGGCGCCTCGGGAAGTGGATCCAGAACCGCGGACTCCGCGAGGACGTGGTCGTCATCACCAAGGGCGCCCACACCCCCTACTGCGACCCCGAATCCCTGAGTCGTCAGCTGCTCGAGAGCCTCGAGCGCCAGGGCACCGACTACGCGGACATCTACATGATGCACCGCGACAACGAGGACATCCCGGTGGGGGAGTTCGTCGACGTCCTCGACGAGCACCGTCGCGCGGGTCGCATCCGCGTGTACGGCGGGTCGAACTGGAGCCTGGCGCGCTTCGACGAGGCGAACGCCTACGCCCGCGCGAACGGCAAGCACGAGTTCGAGGTCCTGAGCAACCACTTCGGCCTGGCCGAGGCGTACGACGTCCCGTGGGCGGGCTGCCGACACGCGACGGACCCCGCCTCGAAGGCCTGGCTCGAGGAGCGCCAGGTCCCGCTGCTGCCCTGGTCGTCCCAGGCGCGCGGGTTCTTCACCGGACGCGCGAAGCCCGAGGACACCAGCGACGCCGAACTCGTGCGCTGCTACTACTCGGACGACAACTTCGAGCGCCTGCGTCGTGCCCGCGAACTCGGCGAGCAGTTCGGCGTGCCCGCGACGGCGATCGCCCTGGCCTACGTGCTCAACCAGCCGTTCCCGACGTTCCCGCTCTTCGGACCGCGTACGATCGCGGAAGCCCGGTCCTCCATGACGGGCCTCTCCGTCGACCTCACTCCCGAACAGGTGGCATGGCTGGACCTCCGCGACTGA
- a CDS encoding ABC transporter substrate-binding protein yields the protein MTAAPSISLSRRGFLAGAGALGALASTALLAGCSSGTAISKDPDELVLWYWNRSLDPKFLQQAARGIDGHRPMRLRPDLIGGAAYDTKFRTALAGKAFIPDVLMVNSNCWLYFPDEDLFTDFDAHGGKAKSSDYYDWKLSLGRTPTGRQCFWPVDTGPTAFFYRQDVLAKADLPTDPDEVSAAISTWDDFRRFGATLRKKAGVATVITANQLFNQYVYASPTRYFDRDDRPVFERDDSSIRKAWENAVACAKSGVTGNLQSGTDQNAGWVSGRVAGQIEGAWWTQVIHDTAPDSSGQWRIARQPERPGNSGGSFLTVPKTSKDPAAAVAFAQWITSPEVQSHTYNDIQLFPSTPSSFDNGLMRKPGDFFGDQDPLTFFSDTAMDVPVTYISNNERFIGAFATEITNVEAAGKDPDRAWQDAVDQTNRVLEKRGVGA from the coding sequence GTGACAGCAGCACCATCGATCAGTCTGAGCCGGCGGGGGTTCCTCGCCGGTGCAGGTGCCCTCGGGGCACTCGCCAGCACCGCACTCCTGGCCGGGTGCTCGAGCGGCACCGCCATCTCCAAGGACCCCGACGAACTGGTGCTCTGGTACTGGAATCGGTCGCTCGACCCGAAGTTCCTGCAGCAGGCGGCCCGCGGCATCGACGGCCACCGACCGATGCGGCTGCGTCCCGACCTGATCGGCGGCGCGGCGTACGACACGAAGTTCCGAACGGCGCTCGCGGGCAAGGCGTTCATCCCCGACGTGCTCATGGTCAACTCGAACTGCTGGCTGTACTTCCCCGACGAGGACCTGTTCACCGACTTCGACGCCCACGGCGGGAAGGCGAAGTCGAGCGACTACTACGACTGGAAGCTCTCGCTCGGACGGACCCCGACCGGACGCCAGTGCTTCTGGCCGGTCGACACCGGGCCGACCGCCTTCTTCTACCGGCAGGACGTGCTGGCGAAGGCCGACCTCCCGACGGACCCCGACGAGGTGTCTGCGGCGATCAGCACCTGGGACGACTTCCGCCGGTTCGGTGCGACGCTCCGCAAGAAGGCCGGCGTCGCGACGGTGATCACCGCGAACCAGCTCTTCAACCAGTACGTGTACGCCAGCCCCACCCGGTACTTCGACCGCGATGACCGGCCGGTGTTCGAGCGGGACGACAGCAGCATCCGGAAGGCGTGGGAGAACGCCGTGGCGTGCGCGAAGTCCGGGGTCACGGGCAACCTGCAGTCCGGTACCGACCAGAACGCCGGATGGGTGTCGGGCCGCGTCGCCGGGCAGATCGAGGGCGCCTGGTGGACGCAGGTCATCCACGACACCGCACCCGACTCGTCCGGGCAGTGGCGGATCGCCCGCCAGCCCGAGCGGCCCGGCAACAGCGGCGGCTCGTTCCTGACGGTCCCGAAGACCTCGAAGGACCCAGCTGCCGCGGTGGCCTTCGCACAGTGGATCACCTCGCCCGAGGTCCAGTCGCACACGTACAACGACATCCAGCTGTTCCCGTCGACGCCGTCGTCGTTCGACAACGGTCTGATGCGCAAGCCCGGGGACTTCTTCGGGGACCAGGACCCGCTGACGTTCTTCAGCGACACCGCGATGGACGTCCCCGTGACGTACATCTCGAACAACGAACGGTTCATCGGCGCCTTCGCGACCGAGATCACCAACGTCGAAGCGGCCGGCAAGGACCCGGACCGCGCGTGGCAGGACGCCGTCGACCAGACCAACCGTGTCCTCGAGAAGCGTGGGGTCGGCGCATGA
- a CDS encoding sugar ABC transporter permease has product MSTKQAPPTTSIPAVVGTPTASITTAASGKRLGLRRFWPQYVAIAPFYVLFLVFGLFPIVFSIVLSFTDWDGIGAPAWVGFAQYEYLLGDPRFWNAVGNTFLIWVMSTIPMLFLALVLAFLLHGNIRAKGFYRVAFFIPNVTSMVAMAIVFGSVFSDGFGLVNAALRTLGADPVGWLSSYWGIKVTISVMVIWRWTGYNAIIYLAGLQSIPTELYDAAKVDGANTWQIFSRITVPLLRPVILFTLITSTIGGLGLFTEPQILFNGGSVGGPDEAGMTIVLYQYEQAFNQFDFGYGSAIAWVLFLFSVVFAIINWRLLSERDGLKTPRRLRTARTVRPVRSTTKGVDA; this is encoded by the coding sequence ATGAGCACGAAGCAGGCACCACCGACCACGAGCATCCCGGCGGTCGTCGGGACCCCCACGGCGTCGATCACCACGGCGGCCTCCGGGAAGCGCCTGGGACTGCGGAGGTTCTGGCCGCAGTACGTCGCGATCGCGCCGTTCTACGTGCTGTTCCTGGTGTTCGGGCTGTTCCCGATCGTCTTCTCGATCGTGCTGTCCTTCACGGACTGGGACGGCATCGGGGCACCGGCGTGGGTCGGGTTCGCGCAGTACGAGTACCTGCTCGGCGACCCGCGGTTCTGGAACGCCGTCGGCAACACGTTCCTGATCTGGGTGATGTCGACGATCCCGATGCTCTTCCTGGCACTCGTGCTGGCGTTCCTGCTGCACGGCAACATCCGCGCGAAGGGCTTCTACCGGGTGGCGTTCTTCATCCCGAACGTCACGAGCATGGTCGCGATGGCGATCGTGTTCGGCTCGGTGTTCTCCGACGGCTTCGGCCTGGTGAACGCCGCGCTCCGAACGCTCGGGGCCGACCCGGTCGGATGGCTGTCGTCGTACTGGGGCATCAAGGTGACGATCTCCGTGATGGTCATCTGGCGCTGGACGGGCTACAACGCGATCATCTACCTGGCCGGGCTGCAGTCGATCCCGACCGAGCTCTACGACGCCGCGAAGGTCGACGGTGCGAACACCTGGCAGATCTTCTCCCGCATCACGGTCCCGCTGCTGCGGCCGGTGATCCTGTTCACGCTGATCACGTCGACCATCGGCGGACTCGGGCTCTTCACCGAGCCGCAGATCCTGTTCAACGGCGGTTCGGTCGGCGGACCGGACGAGGCGGGCATGACGATCGTGCTGTACCAGTACGAACAGGCGTTCAACCAGTTCGACTTCGGGTACGGGTCCGCGATCGCCTGGGTCCTGTTCCTGTTCTCCGTGGTTTTCGCGATCATCAACTGGCGCCTGCTCAGTGAGCGGGACGGCCTGAAGACACCACGGCGCCTGCGCACCGCGCGCACGGTCCGCCCCGTCCGCTCGACCACGAAGGGGGTCGACGCATGA
- a CDS encoding carbohydrate ABC transporter permease, whose amino-acid sequence MTATQPTTTTTNTAAALGRPGAAADDPHRGFRRGWVGTLVTHVCLVVGVVLSIFPFWWLLVMSTSTNAQIFGYPPSLWFGSNALANVASVFANVDMLRALLNTVIVAGSTAVLVMLFDSLAAFAFAKYEFPFKRSLFTVMLATFLVPGSLSLVPSFVLMSHLGWIGGLQALIVPGAANAFGIFLLRQFATGSIPNEIIDSARVDGAGFFRTWWSIAVPMLRGGLAFLGIFTFITAWNDYVWPLIVLIDPKGQTLQVALAGLSSVNATDLGAVMAGAVISVFPLIGVFIIGSRHFIANIAAGALKG is encoded by the coding sequence ATGACCGCGACACAGCCGACCACGACCACGACGAACACGGCGGCCGCCCTCGGCCGCCCCGGTGCCGCTGCCGACGACCCGCACCGCGGGTTCCGGCGCGGCTGGGTCGGGACGCTCGTGACACACGTCTGCCTGGTGGTCGGCGTCGTGCTCTCGATCTTCCCGTTCTGGTGGCTGCTCGTCATGTCCACGTCGACGAACGCGCAGATCTTCGGCTACCCGCCGTCGCTGTGGTTCGGCAGCAACGCGCTGGCGAACGTCGCCTCGGTGTTCGCCAACGTGGACATGCTCCGCGCACTGCTGAACACGGTGATCGTCGCCGGGTCCACCGCCGTGCTGGTGATGCTGTTCGACTCGCTCGCCGCGTTCGCGTTCGCCAAGTACGAGTTCCCGTTCAAGCGGTCGCTCTTCACGGTGATGCTCGCGACGTTCCTGGTGCCCGGCAGCCTGTCCCTGGTGCCGAGCTTCGTGCTGATGTCGCACCTCGGGTGGATCGGCGGACTGCAGGCCCTGATCGTGCCGGGAGCGGCGAACGCCTTCGGCATCTTCCTGCTCCGCCAGTTCGCCACCGGCTCGATCCCGAACGAGATCATCGACTCCGCGCGGGTCGACGGGGCCGGCTTCTTCCGGACCTGGTGGTCGATCGCGGTGCCGATGCTGCGCGGCGGTCTGGCGTTCCTCGGGATCTTCACGTTCATCACCGCGTGGAACGACTACGTCTGGCCGCTGATCGTGCTGATCGACCCGAAGGGCCAGACACTGCAGGTGGCGCTCGCCGGGCTCAGCTCGGTGAACGCGACCGACCTGGGGGCCGTCATGGCTGGCGCGGTGATCAGCGTGTTCCCGCTGATCGGCGTGTTCATCATCGGGTCGCGGCACTTCATCGCGAACATCGCGGCCGGTGCCCTGAAGGGCTGA
- a CDS encoding TetR/AcrR family transcriptional regulator: MASARDRVLDSFVAIVCAEGERPATLDAVAARAGVSKGGLLYHFGSKAALVEGLCDRLADLSAADVERMRDAEDGPARYFVRNCQFVGSELDLALLAASRLQQAGYDEAGRTLDETENAWLATLVDALGDVPTAQAIKLMGDGLYHAASLGAASAGRPDRASVDMEPLLVVVDRLVSARPGA, translated from the coding sequence ATGGCAAGTGCTCGCGACCGCGTCCTCGACAGCTTCGTCGCCATCGTGTGCGCGGAGGGCGAGCGTCCCGCGACCCTCGACGCCGTCGCCGCGCGGGCCGGGGTCTCGAAGGGCGGGCTGCTCTACCACTTCGGGTCGAAGGCCGCCCTGGTCGAGGGGCTCTGCGACCGGCTCGCCGACCTGTCTGCCGCCGACGTGGAGCGGATGCGCGACGCCGAGGACGGCCCCGCTCGCTACTTCGTCCGCAACTGCCAGTTCGTCGGCAGCGAGCTCGACCTCGCACTGCTGGCCGCCAGTCGCCTGCAGCAGGCCGGCTACGACGAGGCGGGGCGCACCCTCGACGAGACCGAGAACGCCTGGCTCGCGACGCTGGTGGACGCGCTCGGCGACGTGCCGACGGCGCAGGCGATCAAGCTCATGGGCGACGGGCTGTACCACGCGGCGTCCCTCGGCGCGGCGAGTGCCGGCCGCCCGGACCGGGCGAGCGTCGACATGGAACCCCTGCTCGTGGTGGTCGACCGTCTGGTGTCCGCCCGGCCCGGGGCGTGA
- the ribH gene encoding 6,7-dimethyl-8-ribityllumazine synthase, which translates to MSGAGAAERDQVDGSGVRVAIVAGQWHETIAAGLLAGARREVERLGAEATVLPVPGSFELPVVAKAALGAGFDAVVALGVIIRGGTPHFEYVSSAATDGLTRVAIDTGKPVGFGVLTLDDEQQGIDRAGLPGSKEDKGAEAAHAAVSTAVLLRTLTVPVV; encoded by the coding sequence ATGAGCGGAGCAGGCGCAGCGGAGCGCGACCAGGTCGACGGCAGCGGGGTCCGGGTGGCGATCGTCGCCGGGCAGTGGCACGAGACGATCGCGGCCGGGCTGTTGGCCGGCGCCCGACGTGAGGTCGAGCGTCTCGGTGCCGAGGCCACCGTGCTGCCCGTGCCGGGCAGCTTCGAGCTCCCCGTCGTCGCGAAGGCCGCCCTCGGCGCCGGGTTCGACGCGGTCGTGGCCCTCGGGGTCATCATCCGCGGGGGCACCCCGCACTTCGAGTACGTGTCGTCGGCGGCGACCGACGGGCTGACCCGCGTCGCGATCGACACCGGCAAGCCCGTCGGCTTCGGCGTGCTCACCCTCGACGACGAGCAGCAGGGGATCGACCGCGCGGGCCTGCCCGGCTCGAAGGAGGACAAGGGTGCCGAGGCCGCGCACGCCGCCGTGTCGACCGCCGTGCTGCTCCGGACCCTGACCGTCCCCGTCGTCTGA
- the ribB gene encoding 3,4-dihydroxy-2-butanone-4-phosphate synthase, protein MGTETGHLTDVAGVAGAGRASSPADDRAVPGLATIEAAVAAIAAGRPVIVADDEHRENEGDVILSAELATPEWIAWTVAHSSGFICAPVSAEIADALDLPPMVAHNEDVRGTAYTVTVDAAVGVTTGISAHDRARTLRVLADPASVRDDLHRPGHVVPLRARPGGVRERAGHTEAAIELVTAAGLRPAAAICEIVDEDGSMMRLPRLVELGARADVPVITIAALVEWLDAADRAATDVSPTEGTER, encoded by the coding sequence ATGGGCACCGAGACCGGGCACCTGACCGACGTGGCCGGCGTTGCGGGCGCGGGGCGGGCCTCCAGTCCGGCTGACGACCGGGCCGTGCCCGGTCTGGCGACCATCGAGGCGGCCGTGGCCGCGATCGCCGCCGGGCGCCCCGTCATCGTCGCCGACGACGAGCACCGCGAGAACGAGGGCGACGTCATCCTGTCCGCCGAGCTCGCGACACCCGAATGGATCGCGTGGACCGTCGCGCATTCGTCCGGCTTCATCTGCGCCCCGGTCAGCGCCGAGATCGCCGATGCCCTCGACCTGCCGCCGATGGTGGCGCACAACGAGGACGTGCGGGGCACCGCCTACACGGTCACCGTCGATGCCGCGGTCGGCGTGACCACGGGCATCAGCGCGCACGACCGAGCCCGCACGCTCCGGGTGCTCGCCGATCCGGCGTCGGTGCGGGACGACCTGCACCGACCGGGCCACGTGGTGCCGCTGCGCGCACGTCCCGGCGGGGTCCGCGAGCGCGCCGGGCACACCGAAGCCGCGATCGAGCTCGTCACGGCGGCGGGGTTGCGCCCAGCGGCCGCGATCTGCGAGATCGTCGACGAGGACGGCAGCATGATGCGGCTGCCGCGGCTCGTCGAACTCGGGGCACGCGCCGACGTGCCCGTCATCACCATCGCCGCACTCGTCGAGTGGCTCGACGCGGCAGACCGGGCGGCGACGGACGTCTCGCCCACGGAAGGAACCGAACGATGA
- a CDS encoding riboflavin synthase has product MFTGIIEELGTVTAVEQHGDSVALTIRGPLVVADASHGDSIATSGVCLTVVGQTPESFTAFVMKQTLDMSAHGSLRVGDPVNLERAASVGDRLGGHIVQGHVDGTATVLETADGDGWRRVRFALTPELSPLVVDKGSVALDGVSLTVSAVSPETTDPSDAWFEVSLIPETLAATTLGDRVPGDRVNVETDVLARHVRRMLRLDAAAQAVGLEAR; this is encoded by the coding sequence GTGTTCACCGGCATCATCGAGGAACTCGGCACGGTCACCGCCGTCGAGCAGCACGGCGACTCCGTCGCGCTCACCATCCGCGGCCCCCTGGTCGTGGCCGACGCCAGCCACGGCGACTCGATCGCGACCAGCGGCGTCTGCCTGACCGTCGTCGGGCAGACCCCCGAGTCCTTCACCGCCTTCGTCATGAAGCAGACGCTCGACATGAGCGCACACGGGTCGCTGCGGGTCGGGGACCCCGTCAACCTCGAGCGTGCGGCGTCGGTCGGGGACCGACTGGGCGGCCACATCGTCCAGGGCCACGTCGACGGCACCGCGACCGTGCTCGAGACCGCGGACGGCGACGGCTGGCGCCGGGTCCGCTTCGCCCTGACGCCCGAGCTCAGCCCGCTCGTGGTCGACAAGGGCTCGGTCGCGCTCGACGGCGTCTCGCTCACCGTCAGTGCCGTCTCACCCGAGACGACCGACCCGTCCGACGCCTGGTTCGAGGTCAGCCTCATCCCCGAGACCCTCGCGGCCACCACCCTGGGCGACCGCGTCCCCGGTGACCGGGTCAACGTCGAGACCGACGTCCTCGCCCGCCACGTCCGTCGCATGCTCCGGCTCGACGCCGCTGCGCAGGCGGTCGGTCTGGAGGCCCGGTGA
- a CDS encoding DUF2156 domain-containing protein: MSPRDLGSTALRSARRAPVTVTITVLVLLTTVVGVVTRVSHAPNGPQDLGPFRVFAASTGVLALLLTLAGVVVLVGASERLMGSRRTAAAFVVTTVVGTGLGALSAFVDLDGRNAGALLLGRATSFDPWTAIVGTIATASAFAGPLWRRRIRVNTLAVVAALFLYAGHASDLYAVLAAATGWILGEVLRRTPKRVGWTRSSHREIRVLLGTVVLVSAVGPVIALVSRARVGLLAPIAAVVGTGPVTPVSGCRADGVAGECLRHLLAYRATDPWTLLLAVPPLLVLVVGGLGLFRGSRFAVWLVVVVDLVTAIAAAVTYTAVPGRIERLHGTEDQFIVTLSIVASVLVPLATAVVLVVLRRSFTVLPTRRRLIGFAAVVLGTAAVLVAVLLVVADASPTRVADPLGIAVAALGPISPTTFWDHLPTMGAGLRFSLAIAGPVLWLVVAIAAVRPTGAAPLDLDPDGTRADRERARALLKAGGGDTFGWMTTWQGNTYWFADDGRAGIAYRRNGGVAVTLGGPFGYEDARTPALAAFARHCDDNGWTPVFYGVDDAVAVPLRAVGWSTLPVAEDADFDPRPWTTSGKKKQDVRTAVNKAAREGITATWSAWHELPTATTRQIEAISEEWVSERELPEMGFTLGGVDEMRDPDVRTLVAQDAEGTVLAVTSWLPSYREGRVVGWTLDVMRRTNAAPNGVMEFLVASAADRMREDGAEKLSLSAAPLAQAPGAAPSGDGVQSLLDLVGGVLEPVYGFRSLLRFKLKFGPDLHPLVLAYPDAVALPAIGVAVVRAYLPDLSLRQTLALARGRG, encoded by the coding sequence GTGAGCCCGCGCGACCTCGGGTCGACGGCGCTCCGCTCGGCCCGACGCGCCCCGGTGACGGTCACGATCACGGTGCTGGTCCTGCTGACCACCGTCGTGGGGGTCGTGACGCGCGTCTCCCACGCGCCGAACGGTCCGCAGGACCTCGGACCGTTCCGGGTCTTCGCCGCCTCGACGGGTGTGCTCGCGCTCCTCCTGACGCTCGCCGGCGTCGTGGTCCTGGTGGGAGCCTCCGAACGGTTGATGGGGTCGAGGCGGACGGCCGCCGCCTTCGTCGTGACGACCGTCGTCGGGACCGGCCTGGGCGCGCTCAGCGCCTTCGTCGACCTGGACGGACGGAACGCCGGGGCGCTGCTGCTCGGGCGGGCGACCAGCTTCGACCCCTGGACCGCGATCGTGGGGACGATCGCCACCGCCAGCGCCTTCGCCGGACCGCTCTGGCGCCGGCGCATCCGCGTGAACACCCTCGCCGTCGTCGCGGCGCTGTTCCTGTACGCCGGACACGCGTCGGACCTGTACGCCGTGCTGGCCGCGGCGACCGGCTGGATCCTCGGCGAGGTGCTGCGGCGGACCCCGAAGCGGGTCGGGTGGACGCGCAGCTCGCACCGCGAGATCCGGGTCCTGCTCGGCACCGTCGTGCTCGTCTCCGCCGTGGGCCCGGTCATCGCGCTCGTCTCCCGCGCACGCGTCGGCCTGCTCGCACCGATCGCCGCCGTGGTCGGCACCGGTCCCGTCACCCCGGTGTCCGGCTGCCGCGCGGACGGGGTCGCGGGGGAGTGCCTGCGCCACCTGCTCGCGTACCGGGCGACCGACCCGTGGACGCTCCTGCTCGCCGTCCCGCCCCTGCTGGTCCTGGTCGTCGGCGGGCTCGGGCTGTTCCGCGGCAGCCGGTTCGCGGTGTGGCTCGTCGTCGTGGTCGACCTGGTGACGGCGATCGCCGCAGCGGTGACCTACACGGCGGTCCCCGGGCGCATCGAACGACTGCACGGCACCGAGGACCAGTTCATCGTCACGCTCTCGATCGTCGCGTCGGTCCTGGTGCCGCTCGCGACGGCCGTGGTGCTGGTCGTCCTGCGTCGGTCGTTCACTGTGCTCCCCACCCGCCGACGCCTGATCGGGTTCGCGGCGGTCGTGCTCGGGACGGCCGCGGTCCTGGTCGCCGTGCTGCTCGTCGTCGCCGACGCCTCGCCGACCCGGGTGGCCGACCCGCTGGGGATCGCGGTCGCCGCCCTCGGGCCGATCTCGCCGACCACCTTCTGGGACCACCTGCCGACGATGGGCGCCGGACTGCGGTTCTCGCTCGCGATCGCGGGCCCGGTCCTCTGGCTCGTCGTCGCGATCGCCGCGGTCCGCCCGACCGGAGCGGCTCCGCTGGACCTCGACCCCGACGGCACCCGGGCGGACCGCGAGCGTGCCCGAGCCCTGCTCAAGGCCGGCGGCGGGGACACGTTTGGGTGGATGACCACCTGGCAGGGCAACACGTACTGGTTCGCCGACGACGGCCGCGCCGGGATCGCCTACCGGCGGAACGGCGGGGTCGCGGTGACCCTCGGCGGGCCGTTCGGGTACGAGGACGCCAGGACCCCGGCGCTCGCCGCCTTCGCCCGGCACTGCGACGACAACGGCTGGACCCCGGTGTTCTACGGCGTGGACGACGCCGTCGCGGTGCCGCTCCGCGCCGTCGGCTGGAGCACCCTGCCCGTCGCTGAGGACGCCGACTTCGACCCGCGCCCGTGGACGACGAGCGGCAAGAAGAAGCAGGACGTCCGCACCGCGGTGAACAAGGCCGCCCGCGAGGGGATCACCGCCACGTGGTCCGCCTGGCACGAGCTGCCGACCGCCACCACCCGACAGATCGAGGCGATCTCGGAGGAGTGGGTCTCCGAACGCGAGCTGCCGGAGATGGGGTTCACCCTCGGTGGCGTCGACGAGATGCGCGACCCCGACGTCCGCACCCTCGTGGCGCAGGACGCCGAGGGCACCGTCCTCGCCGTCACCAGCTGGCTGCCGTCGTACCGCGAGGGCCGGGTCGTCGGGTGGACGCTCGACGTGATGCGCCGCACGAACGCGGCCCCGAACGGCGTGATGGAGTTCCTGGTGGCGAGTGCCGCGGACCGGATGCGCGAGGACGGTGCCGAGAAACTGAGTCTGTCCGCCGCGCCGCTCGCCCAGGCGCCGGGGGCGGCTCCGTCCGGCGACGGTGTGCAGAGCCTGCTCGACCTGGTCGGCGGCGTGCTCGAGCCCGTGTACGGCTTCCGGTCGCTGCTGCGGTTCAAGCTGAAGTTCGGCCCCGACCTGCACCCCCTGGTGCTGGCGTACCCGGACGCGGTCGCGCTGCCCGCCATCGGTGTCGCGGTCGTCCGCGCCTACCTCCCCGACCTGTCGCTCCGGCAGACCCTGGCCCTGGCACGCGGACGCGGCTGA